The Acidobacteriota bacterium genome contains a region encoding:
- a CDS encoding sigma-70 family RNA polymerase sigma factor: protein MGTAANFMSAQAVAMTPSSTFAELYESHFAAVYRTALRVTGNPADAEDVVQTVFLRVLDREHGRDYARMPEAFFRRAAANAAIDLLRRRRVRAETGLDGAPAPAARETEVLLKERLRRAIAGLQPEDALLFLLRHVEGFTNGELARMFGQDKNNIAVRLHRIRHALQMELER, encoded by the coding sequence ATGGGAACAGCCGCGAATTTCATGAGCGCGCAGGCGGTCGCCATGACTCCATCATCGACTTTCGCCGAACTGTACGAAAGCCACTTCGCCGCGGTCTACCGCACGGCGCTCCGCGTCACCGGGAACCCGGCGGACGCCGAGGACGTGGTCCAGACCGTCTTTCTCCGGGTTCTCGACCGGGAGCATGGGCGGGACTACGCGCGCATGCCGGAGGCATTTTTCCGGCGCGCGGCGGCCAACGCCGCGATCGACCTCCTGCGCCGCAGGAGGGTGCGGGCGGAAACCGGGCTCGATGGCGCCCCGGCGCCCGCGGCGCGGGAAACGGAGGTGCTGCTCAAGGAGCGGCTGCGCCGCGCGATCGCCGGATTGCAGCCGGAGGACGCGCTCCTGTTTCTGTTGCGGCACGTGGAAGGATTCACCAACGGCGAACTGGCGCGCATGTTCGGGCAGGACAAGAACAACATAGCCGTCCGGCTCCACCGTATCCGGCATGCCCTGCAGATGGAACTGGAACGTTAG